In Virgibacillus sp. NKC19-16, a single genomic region encodes these proteins:
- a CDS encoding lysophospholipid acyltransferase family protein: MSLYKVAKYVVASIFFPLFRINVIGKENVPKKGPVIICSNHISNLDPPVVGITSPRDIYFMAKGELFEKRILGKLLVAIHAFPVKRGISDRNALRKGLKILENNETLGLFPEGTRSKTGELGQPLAGAGFFALRSSAVIIPCAIIGPYKGWKRLTVVYGKPIDMDHYRSTKASAKEAAEAIMAEIKTLKENHQ, translated from the coding sequence ATGAGTTTATATAAAGTAGCAAAATATGTTGTAGCTAGTATTTTTTTCCCGCTTTTTCGAATCAACGTAATTGGTAAAGAAAATGTACCAAAAAAAGGGCCAGTCATTATCTGTTCTAATCATATATCGAATTTAGATCCACCTGTAGTTGGCATTACCTCTCCAAGGGATATATACTTTATGGCGAAAGGAGAATTATTCGAAAAGCGTATTTTGGGTAAATTATTAGTAGCTATCCATGCATTTCCAGTTAAACGGGGAATAAGTGATCGTAACGCATTAAGAAAGGGGCTTAAAATACTTGAAAATAACGAAACCCTGGGGCTATTTCCGGAAGGGACTAGAAGTAAAACAGGTGAACTTGGACAGCCGTTAGCAGGGGCCGGATTTTTTGCATTACGATCAAGTGCAGTAATCATTCCATGTGCTATTATTGGGCCATACAAAGGATGGAAGAGACTTACAGTTGTATATGGTAAGCCAATAGACATGGATCATTATCGTTCTACTAAAGCTTCTGCAAAAGAAGCTGCTGAAGCTATCATGGCAGAGATTAAAACACTTAAGGAAAATCATCAATAA
- the sleB gene encoding spore cortex-lytic enzyme, whose amino-acid sequence MAYKKMSLLFVITCLLFIGLLASHSQKPVDAFSPQVIQQGATGDDVIELQSRLQYLGFYNGDIDGVFGWGTYWALRNFQYEFGLEIDGLAGQTTKNKLVEASNYDESYVKEQINQGNDFTHYGGDDTQNQTSSGGGSGGANADGGASEGQSTSTASVNVPQGFSQNDIQLMANAVHGEARGEPYVGKVAVAAVILNRVESPTFPNTASGVIFEPRAFTAVADGQIWLTPDETATEAVLDAINGWDPSGNAIYYFNPDTATSDWIWTRQQIKKIGKHIFAI is encoded by the coding sequence ATGGCCTATAAAAAAATGTCTCTTTTATTTGTAATTACATGTTTATTATTTATAGGACTGCTAGCATCACATTCACAAAAGCCTGTAGATGCTTTTAGTCCTCAAGTGATTCAGCAAGGTGCAACAGGGGACGATGTAATTGAATTACAATCCAGATTACAATATTTAGGTTTCTATAATGGAGATATTGATGGTGTCTTCGGTTGGGGTACGTACTGGGCCTTACGAAACTTTCAATATGAGTTCGGACTTGAGATAGATGGTTTAGCCGGACAGACTACAAAGAATAAGCTTGTAGAAGCAAGTAATTACGATGAGAGTTATGTGAAGGAACAAATTAATCAGGGAAACGATTTTACACATTATGGAGGTGACGATACTCAGAATCAGACCTCCTCAGGTGGAGGATCGGGTGGTGCGAACGCAGATGGTGGTGCCTCAGAAGGCCAATCAACAAGTACGGCAAGTGTAAATGTACCACAAGGATTTTCACAAAATGATATTCAATTGATGGCAAACGCAGTACACGGAGAAGCTAGAGGGGAGCCCTATGTAGGTAAGGTTGCAGTTGCGGCAGTTATCTTAAATCGGGTTGAAAGCCCCACATTTCCCAATACGGCCTCTGGAGTCATATTTGAACCAAGAGCTTTTACTGCCGTTGCCGACGGACAAATTTGGTTAACGCCTGACGAGACTGCAACAGAAGCTGTGCTTGATGCGATTAATGGCTGGGATCCATCAGGAAACGCAATCTATTATTTTAACCCTGACACAGCAACATCAGATTGGATCTGGACAAGGCAACAAATTAAAAAAATCGGCAAACACATATTTGCTATATAG
- the cmk gene encoding (d)CMP kinase, giving the protein MNNKTIAIAIDGPAAAGKSTVAKIVAEKLSYIYIDTGAMYRALTLQAMIENIDLDDEDLLVNLLKRIDIKLKQGESGQIISVDGTDVTSEIRSQKVTNNVSFVAKHANIRKEMVNRQQNLAANRGVVMDGRDIGTHVLPNAEVKIFLVATVEERAKRRYEENLKKGFQSNIEALKREIEQRDLIDSKREAAPLIKADDAFEIDTTSLSINDVAQRILAKAKKTTN; this is encoded by the coding sequence GTGAATAATAAAACAATAGCAATTGCAATTGACGGGCCGGCGGCAGCTGGAAAAAGTACCGTAGCAAAAATCGTAGCAGAGAAACTTTCCTATATTTATATTGATACAGGAGCAATGTATCGTGCCCTAACACTTCAAGCAATGATTGAAAATATTGATTTGGATGATGAGGATCTTTTAGTTAACTTACTAAAACGTATAGATATTAAATTAAAACAAGGTGAAAGTGGTCAAATCATATCGGTAGATGGTACAGATGTTACATCCGAAATTCGCTCACAAAAGGTTACAAACAATGTCTCATTTGTTGCTAAACATGCCAATATTCGCAAAGAAATGGTTAATAGGCAACAGAATTTAGCTGCAAATCGTGGTGTTGTTATGGATGGCCGGGATATTGGGACGCATGTCCTTCCGAATGCAGAAGTAAAAATATTCTTAGTTGCAACAGTTGAAGAACGCGCGAAACGGCGATATGAAGAGAACCTAAAAAAAGGATTTCAATCTAATATAGAAGCGTTGAAAAGGGAAATTGAACAAAGAGATCTTATCGACTCCAAACGGGAAGCTGCTCCTTTAATTAAAGCAGATGATGCATTTGAAATAGATACGACTTCTTTATCAATTAATGACGTGGCGCAGCGTATTTTAGCGAAGGCCAAAAAGACTACTAATTAA
- the der gene encoding ribosome biogenesis GTPase Der, with product MRKSVVAIVGRPNVGKSTIFNRLVGERISIVDDVPGVTRDRVYAQGEWLSQYFNIIDTGGIEIGDEPLLQQMRYQAEIAIDEADVIIFLVNGKEGITAADEEVAKLLFKSNKPIVLGVNKIDNPEMRENIYEFYSLGFGIPYPISGSHGLGLGDLLDEVVSHFPQNEDEEDNEDTIYFSLIGRPNVGKSSLVNSILNEERVIVSEIEGTTREATDTYLNKDAQDYVIIDTAGMRKRGKVYETTEKYSVLRALKAIERSDVVLVLIDAETGIREQDKKIAGYAHDAGRAIVIVVNKWDTVESNEKTMKEYETKVRKQFQFLDYAPIVFLSAKTKKRLHTLIPSIKVASENHAKRVPTNVLNDVIMDALAMNPTPTLKGRRLKVLYATQVAVKPPSFVVFVNDPELMHFSYKRFLENKIRDAFGFVGTPIQIFARKRQ from the coding sequence ATGAGGAAATCAGTTGTAGCTATTGTAGGAAGACCCAATGTTGGAAAATCAACTATATTTAATAGATTAGTTGGCGAAAGAATCTCTATCGTCGATGATGTTCCAGGAGTAACAAGAGACAGGGTATACGCACAAGGTGAGTGGCTATCCCAATATTTTAATATTATTGACACAGGAGGAATTGAAATTGGTGATGAGCCTTTACTTCAGCAGATGCGTTACCAAGCCGAAATAGCGATTGATGAAGCAGACGTTATTATTTTCCTCGTAAATGGCAAAGAAGGCATTACAGCAGCCGATGAAGAGGTTGCTAAGCTATTGTTTAAATCAAATAAGCCAATTGTTCTTGGAGTTAATAAAATTGATAATCCGGAAATGCGCGAAAATATTTATGAATTTTATTCACTAGGTTTTGGCATTCCTTATCCTATTTCAGGATCTCACGGTTTAGGTTTGGGCGATCTATTAGATGAAGTAGTCAGTCACTTCCCCCAAAATGAGGATGAAGAAGATAATGAAGATACGATCTATTTTAGTTTAATCGGGAGACCAAATGTCGGCAAATCATCCTTGGTCAATTCCATTTTAAATGAAGAACGTGTCATCGTAAGTGAAATAGAAGGTACAACAAGAGAGGCTACTGATACGTACTTAAATAAAGACGCGCAAGATTATGTCATCATTGATACAGCAGGCATGCGAAAGCGGGGGAAAGTTTATGAGACTACAGAAAAGTATAGTGTACTTCGAGCACTGAAGGCAATTGAGCGTTCAGATGTGGTATTAGTTTTAATTGATGCTGAAACAGGTATTAGAGAACAAGATAAAAAGATTGCTGGATATGCACACGATGCAGGACGTGCAATTGTTATTGTTGTAAATAAATGGGATACAGTAGAATCAAATGAAAAAACAATGAAAGAATATGAAACAAAAGTACGAAAGCAATTTCAGTTTTTAGATTATGCGCCAATTGTATTCTTATCTGCCAAGACAAAGAAAAGACTGCATACACTTATTCCATCAATAAAGGTAGCTAGCGAGAATCACGCGAAACGAGTACCTACCAACGTTTTAAATGATGTCATCATGGATGCATTGGCAATGAATCCAACGCCAACACTTAAAGGAAGGCGCCTGAAAGTACTTTATGCAACTCAAGTTGCTGTTAAACCACCCAGTTTTGTCGTATTTGTCAATGACCCTGAATTAATGCATTTTTCATATAAACGCTTTTTAGAAAATAAAATACGAGACGCATTTGGTTTTGTAGGTACACCAATTCAAATATTTGCAAGAAAAAGGCAATAA
- a CDS encoding YphA family membrane protein: MANGLLFYWFSWILWIIVTFFMIKSKKRTILASWILVTILSSSIYIGTPNQQISVALLLVIGGSFVLLIQLPRVIYHLFASFTIMIGYAAILLWEKGSPVWFILPRVILISFILGLLITILAKGFYNQLCICLLGLSCGELIYGLMLSSYGFRVSIGEMQFFDVLLFILGILKLLDILHTGKYKLYAVLQNNHKQTVKWQND, encoded by the coding sequence ATGGCGAATGGTCTTTTATTTTATTGGTTTAGTTGGATTTTATGGATTATTGTTACATTTTTCATGATAAAAAGTAAAAAAAGAACGATTTTGGCCAGCTGGATCTTAGTAACGATTCTCAGTTCTAGCATCTACATCGGAACCCCCAATCAGCAAATCTCCGTGGCACTTTTACTAGTAATCGGAGGATCCTTTGTTTTATTAATACAGCTGCCGCGTGTGATATATCACTTATTTGCTTCATTTACGATTATGATTGGTTATGCAGCTATCCTTTTATGGGAAAAAGGCTCACCTGTATGGTTTATTTTACCAAGAGTGATTCTTATTTCATTTATTTTGGGTCTGCTTATAACCATATTGGCTAAAGGATTTTACAATCAATTATGTATTTGTTTATTAGGCTTATCATGTGGAGAGCTGATTTATGGGCTTATGTTATCGAGCTACGGATTCCGTGTATCCATAGGGGAAATGCAGTTTTTTGATGTTTTGTTATTTATTTTAGGAATACTTAAGTTACTAGACATACTACACACGGGAAAATATAAATTATATGCGGTGTTACAAAACAACCATAAGCAAACAGTGAAGTGGCAAAATGATTGA
- the rpsA gene encoding 30S ribosomal protein S1, whose amino-acid sequence MSETNNALEEVEVGNTLTGTVVKVEEKQVLVDIGYKTEGILPIGELSNLHVESTSDVAGEGEAITLKVIKIDDDEIILSKKAIDADKAWVDLEEKYNNKETFETEVKEIVKGGLVVDVGIRGFIPASLVETYFVEDFSGYKDKRLTVKIADLNREQNRIILSHRAVVEEEANVVKNELLQSLEEGQVLEGTVQRLTHFGVFVDIGGVDGLVHISQLAHEHVDKASDVVSEGDNISVEVLSVDRDNERISLSRKKTLPGPWANIADRVSRGDVLEGTVKRLVNFGAFIEVLPGVEGLVHISQIANRHIGTPQEVLEVGQQIEVKVLDVNEKEERISLSIKELEQEQEAKDYQQYEKDEDQSGFQIGDFIGDKLNKYK is encoded by the coding sequence ATGAGTGAAACAAACAATGCATTAGAAGAAGTAGAAGTAGGTAATACATTGACAGGTACAGTTGTTAAAGTTGAAGAAAAACAAGTTCTTGTAGATATTGGGTATAAAACGGAAGGTATACTCCCAATTGGTGAACTATCAAATCTTCACGTAGAGTCAACGAGTGATGTTGCAGGAGAGGGGGAGGCCATTACCTTAAAAGTAATAAAAATAGATGATGACGAAATAATACTTTCCAAAAAAGCAATCGATGCTGATAAAGCCTGGGTTGATTTAGAAGAAAAGTATAATAACAAAGAAACATTTGAAACAGAAGTAAAAGAAATTGTAAAAGGTGGCCTGGTTGTTGACGTAGGCATTCGTGGTTTTATACCAGCATCGTTAGTTGAAACTTATTTTGTTGAGGACTTTTCAGGTTATAAGGATAAACGATTAACTGTAAAGATAGCGGATTTAAATAGAGAACAAAATCGTATCATATTATCCCATCGGGCAGTAGTCGAAGAAGAAGCTAATGTAGTCAAAAATGAACTATTACAGTCGTTAGAAGAAGGTCAAGTTCTGGAAGGAACTGTACAGCGTCTAACCCATTTTGGTGTTTTTGTCGATATTGGTGGCGTTGATGGTCTTGTTCATATATCCCAGTTAGCACATGAGCATGTAGATAAAGCATCTGATGTAGTTTCAGAGGGGGACAATATTAGCGTCGAAGTATTGTCCGTTGATCGTGATAATGAGCGTATTTCCCTATCACGAAAGAAAACATTGCCAGGACCATGGGCTAATATAGCAGATCGCGTTTCTCGAGGTGATGTATTGGAAGGAACCGTTAAGCGTCTTGTTAACTTTGGGGCATTTATTGAAGTACTACCCGGCGTAGAAGGGTTAGTTCACATTTCACAAATTGCAAATAGGCATATAGGTACACCACAAGAGGTTCTTGAGGTTGGCCAGCAGATCGAAGTCAAGGTACTCGATGTAAATGAAAAAGAAGAACGAATTTCACTAAGTATTAAAGAACTGGAGCAGGAACAGGAAGCTAAAGATTATCAGCAATACGAAAAAGATGAAGATCAATCCGGATTCCAAATTGGTGACTTCATTGGAGATAAGCTTAATAAATACAAGTAA
- the ypeB gene encoding germination protein YpeB, protein MIRWILIAVLTIGVAGTAFWGYQEHQEKNAVLTQAENTYQRAFHELSYNMDLLNDKIGTALAMNSTQRLSPQLVDIWRLTSESLSNVGQLPLGLLPFNKTEEFLSNIGDFTYKTAVRNLEDEPLSDEETKSLEDLYAQSTDIKNELRRVQHVALDNNLRWMDVQLALANEDEQMDNTIVDGFKTVEDTVEGFSESNVDSPITGTSSQEHKYKSLDGDQISEEEALNLSKEHFNVDNEQNMTLTQTGDGADIPMYSISYKNDEKNGYMDMSVQGGHPITLLIDRPVNEKQISLNEGLKEAEAYIENNNFENMQVYESNEYDNVGFYSFIYNDDGVRVFSDAIEVKVGLDNGEILGITAENYFMNHTERDIPEPELSESEAKEAVNPNVDIQEEFMAVIDNDMGEEVFTYEFLGVLDNETYRIFINAMNGREERVEKLDGKEINYAGTF, encoded by the coding sequence ATGATTCGTTGGATTTTAATAGCAGTACTTACGATTGGAGTTGCTGGAACAGCTTTTTGGGGCTATCAAGAGCATCAGGAAAAGAATGCCGTACTTACCCAAGCAGAGAATACCTATCAACGTGCGTTTCATGAACTGTCCTATAATATGGATTTGTTAAATGACAAAATCGGTACAGCACTAGCCATGAACTCAACTCAAAGACTGTCCCCGCAATTAGTGGATATATGGCGCTTGACATCAGAGTCCTTATCAAATGTTGGTCAACTGCCATTAGGTTTGCTTCCCTTTAACAAAACGGAAGAATTTCTTTCCAATATCGGTGATTTTACGTATAAAACAGCAGTACGAAATTTAGAAGATGAGCCTCTTTCCGACGAGGAGACGAAGTCATTAGAAGATTTATATGCACAATCGACAGATATTAAAAATGAACTCAGGCGTGTTCAGCATGTAGCTTTAGATAATAATTTACGCTGGATGGATGTTCAACTTGCTTTAGCTAATGAAGATGAGCAAATGGACAATACGATCGTTGATGGTTTTAAAACAGTTGAAGACACCGTAGAAGGGTTTTCAGAGAGTAATGTTGATTCTCCTATAACGGGAACCTCCTCACAAGAACATAAATATAAATCGTTGGATGGAGATCAAATTAGTGAGGAGGAGGCGTTAAATTTAAGTAAAGAACATTTTAACGTCGATAATGAACAAAATATGACACTCACGCAAACTGGTGATGGAGCTGACATCCCTATGTACAGTATTTCCTATAAAAATGATGAAAAGAATGGCTATATGGACATGTCTGTGCAGGGAGGGCATCCAATAACGCTATTAATCGACAGACCAGTTAATGAAAAACAAATAAGCCTAAATGAAGGATTGAAAGAAGCAGAAGCATATATAGAAAACAATAACTTCGAAAATATGCAGGTGTACGAAAGTAATGAATACGACAACGTCGGTTTTTATTCATTTATCTATAATGATGACGGTGTCCGGGTATTCTCTGATGCAATAGAAGTTAAAGTTGGGTTAGATAATGGTGAAATACTAGGGATTACAGCAGAAAACTATTTTATGAATCACACCGAGAGGGACATACCTGAGCCCGAACTATCTGAATCTGAAGCGAAGGAAGCCGTGAATCCTAATGTGGACATACAGGAAGAATTTATGGCTGTCATTGATAATGATATGGGTGAGGAAGTATTTACCTATGAGTTTCTGGGTGTATTAGATAATGAAACATATCGAATATTTATTAATGCAATGAATGGAAGAGAAGAGAGAGTAGAGAAATTAGATGGCAAAGAAATAAATTATGCAGGAACTTTTTAA